Proteins from a genomic interval of Anolis sagrei isolate rAnoSag1 chromosome 1, rAnoSag1.mat, whole genome shotgun sequence:
- the MPEG1 gene encoding macrophage-expressed gene 1 protein — protein MDIFHSLIFIFWTCWVLESHPVQPSSASGFQECKQTLGRPALEVLPGGGWDNLQNLAMGRVISLNYSLCRTTEDGAYLIPNNVFTIPLKETFLELNSEIIESWMDYQSATSASINAELSTSFINGKFSSDFRWMKTHQVKDQAVTTRVQVRNRMYTVKFDPAATFDEGFQQQLLAIASHLENNQTRAADYLAEILVLNYGTHVITGVDAGASLIQEDQVKSTFVTDSKSMRSSITAAAGASFHNIVNFQSSLSVGTDDSFTKQYEANRTNSRVESIGGLPFYPGITLKTWQESIPNHLVAIDRSGLPLEFFITPEKLPGLPTPTVKRLSKTVASAISRYYTFNTYPGCTNAASPNFNFYANMDDGTCEGAGNNFTFGGAYQVCAELEGPDAATLCAGLAQRNPLTGGYSCPTGYIPIQLGSQELEEGYNHWDCHNNCFVWKLFCRRSCKDIFTLSKVLFISYWCAATGIVPESSGFLFGGLFSTKNANPMTNAQSCPSMYYQLKLFDQLKICVSRDERGQRYSVPFGGFFSCQVGNPLVGSHNGTDNDPYPKRCPAGFSQHLALISDGCDVEYCVPAGRFTEGSLPQARVPPFSRKPIINLIDTDTILVMNSNDGQTWIKDSQTHLWKTGNPNEVYHSMKTSMTTGESLSNGEVAGVTLIATVGLVILISLVICGCRRYKKKGYHEIGEEESAMISGSPPYGVGNETVEISQQQESPIV, from the coding sequence ATGGACATCTTTCATTCCTTGATTTTCATATTTTGGACATGTTGGGTGCTAGAATCTCATCCAGTTCAGCCTTCTTCTGCCAGCGGCTTTCAGGAGTGCAAACAAACCCTGGGACGTCCAGCACTGGAGGTTCTCCCTGGAGGTGGTTGGGATAATCTACAGAATCTAGCTATGGGAAGAGTGATCAGCCTGAATTACTCTTTGTGCAGAACTACAGAAGATGGAGCTTACCTCATTCCCAATAATGTCTTCACCATTCCCCTTAAAGAGACCTTCCTGGAGCTGAACTCTGAAATCATAGAGTCTTGGATGGATTATCAGTCGGCCACCTCTGCTTCCATCAATGCTGAGCTTTCCACTTCTTTTATCAATGGCAAATTCTCCAGTGACTTCCGCTGGATGAAAACCCACCAAGTGAAGGACCAGGCTGTGACCACCAGAGTTCAAGTCAGAAATCGGATGTACACTGTGAAGTTTGATCCTGCAGCCACATTTGATGAAGGCTTCCAGCAGCAGCTTCTAGCCATCGCTAGCCACCTAGAGAACAACCAGACCCGAGCAGCTGACTATTTGGCAGAAATCTTGGTGTTAAATTACGGCACTCATGTGATCACTGGTGTGGATGCTGGAGCCAGTCTCATCCAAGAGGACCAAGTCAAGTCCACCTTTGTGACAGACAGCAAGTCCATGAGAAGTTCTATCACAGCTGCTGCTGGAGCCTCTTTCCACAACATTGTAAACTTCCAAAGTAGCCTTTCAGTAGGCACAGATGATTCATTCACCAAGCAGTATGAAGCGAACCGCACCAACTCTAGGGTGGAGAGCATTGGGGGGTTGCCTTTTTATCCTGGTATTACCCTGAAAACCTGGCAAGAGAGTATTCCCAACCATCTGGTAGCCATTGACCGTTCTGGCTTGCCTTTGGAATTTTTCATAACCCCAGAAAAGCTTCCAGGATTACCCACACCCACCGTGAAGAGATTGTCCAAGACTGTAGCATCTGCCATCAGTCGCTATTACACTTTCAATACTTACCCGGGCTGTACCAATGCAGCTTCGCCCAACTTCAACTTCTATGccaacatggatgatgggacctgtgAAGGGGCAGGGAACAATTTTACTTTTGGAGGAGCCTATCAAGTGTGTGCTGAGCTGGAAGGACCTGATGCTGCCACACTCTGTGCAGGTCTGGCACAGAGGAACCCGCTTACTGGAGGCTACTCCTGCCCCACTGGCTATATTCCCATCCAACTGGGCTCCCAAGAACTTGAGGAGGGCTATAACCATTGGGACTGCCATAATAATTGCTTCGTTTGGAAGCTGTTTTGCAGGAGGTCTTGCAAGGACATTTTCACACTCTCCAAAGTGCTGTTTATCTCCTACTGGTGTGCAGCAACAGGCATAGTCCCCGAAAGCTCAGGATTCCTCTTTGGGGGTCTTTTTAGTACCAAGAATGCTAACCCCATGACCAATGCTCAGTCTTGTCCCTCCATGTACTATCAGCTGAAGCTTTTTGACCAGCTCAAAATCTGTGTCAGCCGTGACGAAAGGGGACAGAGGTACTCTGTGCCCTTTGGAGGGTTCTTCAGTTGCCAGGTAGGCAACCCATTGGTGGGCTCCCACAATGGAACAGATAATGACCCATATCCCAAAAGGTGCCCAGCAGGATTTAGTCAGCACTTGGCTCTGATCAGTGATGGATGTGAcgtggaatactgtgtcccagCTGGGCGCTTCACAGAAGGGTCTCTACCTCAAGCTCGCGTCCCACCCTTCAGTCGCAAACCTATCATAAACCTCATTGATACTGACACCATCCTGGTGATGAATAGCAACGATGGCCAAACCTGGATCAAGGACTCTCAGACTCATCTGTGGAAGACAGGCAACCCCAATGAGGTGTACCATAGTATGAAGACAAGTATGACTACTGGTGAGAGTCTATCGAATGGAGAGGTAGCTGGGGTTACTCTTATTGCCACTGTGGGCTTGGTCATCCTAATTAGCCTGGTGATCTGTGGGTGCAGGAGGTACAAGAAGAAGGGGTACCATGAGATAGGGGAAGAAGAGAGTGCCATGATCTCTGGCAGCCCTCCTTATGGCGTCGGGAATGAAACAGTGGAAATATCACAACAGCAGGAAAGTCCAATAGTTTAG